From the Rhodopirellula halodulae genome, one window contains:
- a CDS encoding VOC family protein: MSVVTTLNFGGRTEEAVQHYRAVLDAEVVMLMRFRECPNPSMIPAGCEEKIFHATFRIDGTDLMASDVGCDDPDQGSHFDGFAFAIRATSVQDAEQKFAGLASGGEVLMPLEETFFTRRYGMVQDRFGVKWKVTVE; this comes from the coding sequence ATGAGCGTTGTCACGACCCTGAATTTCGGCGGCCGCACGGAAGAGGCCGTGCAGCACTATCGAGCGGTGCTCGATGCCGAGGTTGTGATGCTGATGCGATTTCGTGAATGCCCGAACCCGTCGATGATCCCCGCGGGCTGTGAAGAGAAAATCTTTCACGCCACGTTTCGGATCGATGGCACGGATCTGATGGCCAGCGACGTCGGATGCGATGATCCTGACCAAGGGTCGCATTTCGACGGCTTTGCATTCGCGATTCGAGCGACGTCGGTCCAAGACGCGGAACAAAAATTCGCAGGGTTGGCTAGCGGCGGCGAGGTGTTGATGCCGCTGGAGGAAACGTTTTTCACACGACGTTACGGAATGGTCCAAGACCGTTTCGGCGTGAAATGGAAAGTCACCGTCGAGTGA
- a CDS encoding HTTM domain-containing protein, with amino-acid sequence MTGSLKQYGATWIDAWDRFWFTPRHIDTLAVLRILTGAMLVYSHLVLASDFSSFIGTEAWIDNETSARLHDGTLGEATAAWSYLWLVDSPTLLWLNHAVTILVSVAFTIGFLTRITGPLAWFLQLMVIHRLLGSLFGLDQILTYCTMYLAFAPSGAALSIDAKLRDRFSGNGRATVTGWKAWLFPADRKTVSANIATRLLQIHLCVIYLFGGIAKARGDLWWDGTALWFAVANYEYQSLDVTFLGRFPRVFTALTHVTMFWEIFYCALIWPKLTRGLTLAMAVAVHGGIALSMGMMTFGTMMIVANGIFLSPEWIRRRRLGDDALDESDEAALSGVLTGMSGGSKGQHAVSADLQHRLQEIEAAERGIQKRYAKLKRREAKNDERKQRLIDAREKIKQKLIDGNLSAGDSVLRNDDLEVD; translated from the coding sequence ATGACCGGATCGTTGAAGCAATACGGCGCGACGTGGATTGACGCGTGGGATCGTTTTTGGTTCACGCCTCGACACATCGATACGCTGGCGGTGCTTCGAATTCTGACCGGCGCGATGCTGGTTTATTCGCACCTGGTATTGGCCAGTGACTTCTCATCGTTCATCGGCACGGAAGCTTGGATCGACAACGAAACCAGTGCCCGGTTGCACGACGGCACCCTCGGCGAGGCGACCGCCGCCTGGTCGTATTTGTGGCTGGTCGACAGCCCGACGCTGTTGTGGCTGAACCATGCCGTGACGATTCTGGTTTCCGTCGCGTTCACGATTGGATTCCTGACGCGAATCACGGGACCGTTGGCGTGGTTCCTGCAATTGATGGTGATCCACCGTTTGCTGGGCAGCCTGTTTGGTTTGGACCAAATTTTGACCTACTGCACGATGTATTTGGCGTTCGCCCCCAGCGGTGCCGCCTTGTCCATCGACGCCAAACTTCGCGATCGCTTCTCGGGCAACGGACGAGCAACCGTGACGGGGTGGAAGGCATGGTTGTTCCCCGCCGATCGCAAGACGGTCTCGGCCAACATCGCGACTCGGTTGCTGCAGATTCATCTTTGCGTGATTTATCTATTTGGTGGCATCGCGAAAGCCCGCGGGGATCTTTGGTGGGATGGCACAGCGTTGTGGTTTGCGGTGGCGAACTATGAGTATCAATCGCTCGACGTGACTTTCCTTGGCCGTTTCCCACGCGTGTTCACGGCGCTGACTCACGTGACGATGTTCTGGGAAATTTTCTACTGTGCGTTGATTTGGCCCAAACTGACTCGAGGCCTGACTCTGGCGATGGCCGTTGCGGTTCACGGCGGAATCGCGTTGTCCATGGGCATGATGACCTTTGGAACGATGATGATCGTTGCCAACGGAATTTTCCTGTCACCGGAATGGATTCGCCGACGGCGATTGGGCGATGACGCACTCGACGAATCGGACGAAGCTGCCTTGTCCGGTGTATTGACCGGTATGAGTGGAGGCTCGAAAGGCCAACATGCTGTTTCAGCAGATCTGCAGCATCGTCTGCAAGAAATCGAAGCGGCAGAACGAGGCATTCAGAAACGCTACGCGAAACTGAAACGTCGCGAGGCGAAGAATGACGAACGCAAACAACGTTTGATCGACGCTCGCGAAAAGATCAAACAAAAGCTGATCGATGGCAACTTGTCGGCGGGTGACAGCGTTCTTCGGAACGATGATTTGGAAGTGGATTGA
- the ppdK gene encoding pyruvate, phosphate dikinase yields MAKKDKMVYYFGKTKTEGKGGSKAILGGKGLNLAEMTSIGLPVPPGFTISTEVCDGYYKAGKKLPKGLMDEVQEAVAILEKELGKTFGDNENPLLVSVRSGAAVSMPGMMNTILNLGLNDEATEGLAKATKNERFAYDAYRRLINMYGDVVMGLHHEQFEAAFDKVKKKYKVTEDTEVPAEGLRELCDAYKDVYKKGTGEDFPQDPIKQLQLAIEAVFGSWNADRAISYRRIEAAKGNTEINNLIGTAVNVQAMVYGNMGDDSGTGVGFTRDPNTGQNKFYGEFLINAQGEDVVAGIRTPQPVAQMSKWDKAAHKELMEIKKKLEDHYTDMQDIEFTIERGKLFMLQTRTGKRNGIAAVKIACDMVKEGLITEKEAVLRVPASDLTHCLLPSFKPTARNAADVLCRGLNASPGAAVGKLAFTATEARERFEAGENVILVRRETSPEDVEGMSAAVGILTSTGGATSHAAVVARGWGKCCVAGAGEIEINERSKTITVAGRKFTAKDTISLDGTTGEVMAGEVETQEPKLSGDFAKLMKWADQYRRLAIRTNADSPADSKRARDFGAEGIGLCRTEHMFFEADRIIHMRAMILAEEEDARRAALKKLLPFQRKDFEGIFKAMKGCPVTVRLLDPPLHEFLPHDTSSQKQMAEELGVKPAEIKKRASALHESNPMLGHRGCRLSVTYPEILEMQVQAIVEAAINCAKKKIDAQPEIMIPLVGTAVELQILREKVEATIEATKTAKKFDGKLNILIGTMIEIPRACLTANEVAEYADFFSFGTNDLTQMTFGYSRDDVGGFLPDYIENKIVPVDPFQSLDTTGVGQLVDMGVTKGRSVKNKLKVGICGEHGGDPASIAFCDQVGLDYVSCSPFRVPIARLAAAQAALKSA; encoded by the coding sequence ATGGCAAAAAAAGACAAGATGGTTTACTACTTCGGTAAAACGAAGACCGAAGGAAAAGGCGGAAGCAAAGCCATCCTGGGCGGCAAAGGCCTGAACCTGGCCGAAATGACTTCCATCGGATTGCCTGTCCCTCCCGGGTTCACGATCAGCACCGAAGTCTGCGACGGTTACTACAAAGCCGGCAAGAAGTTGCCCAAGGGCTTGATGGATGAAGTCCAAGAAGCTGTTGCGATCTTGGAAAAAGAATTGGGCAAGACGTTCGGCGACAACGAAAACCCATTGCTCGTCAGCGTTCGCTCCGGTGCCGCCGTCTCAATGCCCGGGATGATGAACACCATTTTGAACTTGGGCCTGAACGACGAAGCCACCGAAGGTTTGGCCAAGGCAACCAAGAACGAGCGTTTCGCATACGACGCTTACCGCCGCCTGATCAACATGTACGGCGACGTGGTCATGGGACTGCACCACGAGCAGTTCGAAGCTGCTTTTGACAAAGTCAAGAAAAAGTACAAGGTCACCGAAGACACCGAAGTGCCCGCCGAAGGTCTTCGCGAATTGTGTGACGCTTACAAAGATGTCTACAAAAAGGGAACCGGCGAAGACTTCCCTCAAGACCCGATCAAGCAATTGCAATTGGCAATTGAAGCTGTGTTCGGATCGTGGAACGCCGACCGTGCGATCAGCTATCGCCGCATCGAAGCCGCCAAGGGCAACACCGAGATCAACAACCTGATCGGTACCGCCGTCAACGTCCAAGCCATGGTCTATGGCAATATGGGCGACGATTCCGGAACGGGCGTTGGTTTTACCCGCGACCCCAACACCGGACAAAACAAATTCTACGGCGAGTTCCTGATCAACGCTCAGGGCGAAGACGTGGTGGCCGGTATCCGCACGCCACAACCTGTGGCGCAGATGTCCAAGTGGGACAAAGCAGCTCACAAAGAGTTGATGGAAATCAAGAAGAAGCTGGAAGACCACTACACCGACATGCAGGACATCGAGTTCACGATTGAGCGTGGCAAGTTGTTCATGCTGCAAACTCGGACTGGTAAGCGAAACGGCATCGCAGCCGTGAAGATCGCTTGCGACATGGTCAAAGAAGGTTTGATCACCGAAAAAGAAGCTGTGCTTCGCGTCCCCGCTTCGGACTTGACCCACTGCTTGTTGCCATCTTTCAAGCCAACCGCTCGAAACGCTGCGGACGTGCTGTGCCGCGGATTGAACGCATCGCCAGGTGCCGCTGTTGGTAAGTTGGCCTTCACCGCCACCGAAGCTCGCGAGCGTTTCGAAGCCGGTGAAAACGTGATCCTCGTTCGTCGCGAAACCAGCCCCGAAGACGTCGAAGGCATGTCGGCCGCTGTTGGTATCTTGACCAGCACCGGTGGTGCGACCAGCCACGCCGCTGTGGTGGCTCGTGGTTGGGGCAAGTGCTGCGTGGCAGGTGCCGGCGAGATCGAAATCAACGAACGGTCGAAGACGATCACCGTTGCCGGTCGCAAGTTCACCGCCAAAGACACCATCAGCTTGGACGGCACGACCGGCGAAGTGATGGCCGGTGAAGTCGAAACTCAAGAGCCAAAGCTGTCGGGCGATTTCGCGAAATTGATGAAGTGGGCCGACCAGTACCGTCGTTTGGCCATCCGCACCAACGCGGATTCGCCTGCCGACAGCAAGCGTGCCCGTGACTTCGGTGCCGAAGGCATCGGATTGTGCCGTACCGAGCACATGTTCTTCGAAGCCGATCGCATCATCCACATGCGTGCAATGATCTTGGCCGAAGAAGAAGATGCACGTCGGGCGGCTCTGAAGAAGTTGCTGCCATTCCAACGCAAAGACTTCGAAGGCATCTTCAAAGCGATGAAGGGATGCCCCGTCACCGTGCGTTTGCTGGATCCACCACTTCACGAATTCTTGCCACACGACACCTCGTCGCAAAAGCAAATGGCGGAAGAGTTGGGAGTCAAACCAGCCGAGATCAAGAAGCGTGCGTCGGCTCTGCACGAGTCCAACCCAATGCTGGGTCACCGCGGTTGCCGCTTGAGCGTTACCTATCCAGAAATCCTGGAAATGCAAGTTCAAGCCATCGTGGAAGCCGCGATCAACTGTGCCAAGAAAAAGATCGACGCACAGCCTGAGATCATGATCCCATTGGTTGGTACAGCTGTTGAGCTTCAAATCCTTCGCGAGAAGGTCGAAGCAACGATCGAAGCGACCAAGACCGCGAAGAAGTTCGACGGCAAGTTGAACATCTTGATCGGTACCATGATTGAGATCCCACGTGCTTGTTTGACCGCAAACGAAGTCGCCGAGTACGCGGACTTCTTCAGCTTCGGCACGAACGACTTGACGCAAATGACGTTCGGTTACTCTCGCGATGACGTCGGCGGATTCCTGCCGGACTACATCGAGAACAAGATCGTTCCCGTCGACCCCTTCCAATCGCTCGACACCACCGGTGTGGGACAATTGGTCGACATGGGCGTCACCAAAGGCCGCAGCGTGAAGAACAAGCTGAAGGTTGGTATCTGTGGTGAGCACGGTGGCGACCCTGCCTCGATCGCTTTCTGCGACCAGGTTGGTTTGGACTACGTATCATGCAGCCCATTCCGCGTGCCAATCGCTCGCTTGGCTGCTGCTCAAGCCGCTTTGAAGTCCGCTTGA
- a CDS encoding ligase-associated DNA damage response exonuclease: protein MNRPRPKLLETTPAGLHCPIGGFYIDPVRPVDRAVITHGHSDHARWGSRHYLSASPGEPILRMRLSEEAEFEFLDYGQKTTVGGVQVSLHPAGHMLGSAQVRLEYRGEVAVVTGDYKLQSDATCDDFEPIRCHTFVTESTFGLPIYQWREDSDIFADINQWWRTAAAEGKCCLLYGYAVGKSQRLLSGLDPSIGPIYTHGAVEKGVQAYRESGVKLPETTSVTRRIETEAANASKSTSGEVTKRRQSSRAAKLDWSGSMVVAVPSAHGTPWMRKFGTVSTAMASGWMAIRGARRRRAVDRGFVLSDHVDWPGLMNAIVWSEADEIWVTHGSTAVVSRYLNEGGLQQRLQQHRSNSEWQHRRETLSAREIPSYWESTPGDDDSSENELPGKESSDESGDGGNPTSG from the coding sequence ATGAATCGCCCTCGCCCGAAACTGCTCGAAACCACGCCGGCCGGATTGCACTGTCCGATCGGCGGTTTCTACATCGATCCGGTCCGTCCGGTCGATCGAGCGGTGATCACTCACGGGCACAGCGACCATGCCCGGTGGGGAAGCCGCCATTACTTGTCCGCCTCCCCGGGGGAACCCATTTTGCGGATGCGGCTGAGCGAGGAAGCCGAATTCGAATTTCTGGACTACGGACAAAAAACGACGGTGGGCGGCGTGCAAGTTTCGCTACATCCGGCGGGGCACATGCTGGGATCGGCTCAAGTTCGTTTGGAATATCGCGGCGAAGTCGCGGTGGTGACCGGCGACTACAAGCTGCAGTCCGATGCCACCTGTGATGACTTCGAACCGATTCGTTGCCATACGTTCGTGACCGAGTCGACGTTTGGCTTGCCGATCTACCAATGGCGTGAAGACTCGGATATCTTCGCCGACATCAACCAATGGTGGCGGACCGCGGCGGCCGAGGGCAAATGCTGTTTGCTGTACGGCTATGCCGTGGGAAAGTCGCAGCGTTTGCTATCCGGATTGGATCCGTCGATCGGTCCGATCTACACCCATGGGGCCGTCGAAAAGGGCGTGCAGGCGTATCGCGAATCTGGCGTGAAACTGCCCGAGACCACATCGGTGACGCGAAGGATCGAAACGGAGGCTGCGAACGCAAGCAAATCGACTTCCGGGGAAGTCACGAAGAGACGCCAATCCTCGCGAGCCGCCAAATTGGATTGGTCGGGATCCATGGTCGTCGCGGTTCCCAGTGCTCACGGGACGCCGTGGATGCGAAAGTTCGGAACGGTCAGCACCGCGATGGCGAGCGGCTGGATGGCGATCCGAGGAGCACGCCGACGCCGCGCGGTCGATCGAGGGTTCGTGCTCAGCGACCACGTGGATTGGCCGGGGCTGATGAACGCGATTGTCTGGAGCGAGGCGGACGAGATTTGGGTCACGCATGGCAGCACCGCCGTCGTCAGTCGCTATCTCAACGAAGGCGGACTGCAGCAACGTTTGCAGCAGCATCGTTCCAACTCGGAGTGGCAACATCGCCGTGAAACACTGTCGGCCCGCGAAATTCCGTCCTATTGGGAATCCACACCGGGTGACGACGACTCATCGGAAAACGAGCTGCCCGGCAAGGAATCCAGTGACGAATCGGGTGATGGGGGAAACCCGACATCCGGTTGA
- a CDS encoding DUF7133 domain-containing protein has translation MLSAGLAASSVSTSHADEPATPAASGKPDPLEPQIAEASDEGEQAMGGFKIPDGWEIRLFAAEPEVANIVAFDVDAKGRVFVAESYRQNRGVTDNRGHDDEWLLADLSAETVQDRIDYHKRLLGEAAITYSQHDDRIRRLVDNDGDGVADESVVLASGFNGLEEGTGAGVWVNGNDVYYTCIPKLWKLTDANDDGVAESKQVLSDGYGVRVAFRGHDMHGLIRGYDGRLYFSIGDRGYHVTTAEGKLLSNPAVGAVFRCELDGSNLEIYCDGLRNPQELAFNDVGDWFSVDNNSDSGDKARLVHLLEKGDSGWRMHYQYLPDRGPFNRLKIWEPHHNEQPAHIVPPIVNFTDGPSGLAYYPGTGFGDELKDQFLICDFRGGPSNSGIRSFQVAADGAFYKMVADDQPIWNLLATDVAFTPGGELLVSDWVDGWDGLGKGRLYRLFSPEHHDSDLVTEVRELLSGDLDSVSADDLAKQLTHADRRVRLNAQWELATRGELQPLIDLASSSDADVRHRLHGVWGSEHAVRVDGEKRPAVLAANRKWLSDSDPFIRAAACALAGDQNDFEAVSTMVGLLSDDSDRVQYFATIALSELLMQKEATAELKEQATFATLLNLAKNKNEDPALRHACTLFLRRVGAESMLAGLATHDDLSVRRAAVAALRGQGSEKITAFLSDANSLVLAEAALAIHDRSIPAATDELAALISVADLPLNSDALLRRVLTANYRIGTPESAAALASFAASGEKPTWARVEAIDMLANWTSPDPRDRVTNQYRPLAKRPEVVAREALAKHIEVLMLTDQTVREKAIDVGSKLGIKKIAPELVTRLQDSQSRPASRASALTALARLNSGEAVKIARSIDLDQPTQLVTAALSVLGEHDGAASVDRFIAATATESQLVRGLAWDLLAEIESPEAVAHINKGVNAYLENDLPADVKLNVVEAAAKRLPNEWNEKIANYRESLASTEPLAKWMDSLHGGDPDKGAKLFFGKTELSCVRCHQVDRTGGEVGPVLTTIGKTRDRRTLLEAIALPDAKIAEGFETAVIADEDGQVFTGIVATETDDVIELIAADGSRARIEKDYIIARKKGKSSMPAGLTEQMTARELRDLVAYLASLQVDPRAGEEGGHE, from the coding sequence ATGCTGAGTGCCGGTTTGGCCGCCTCGTCGGTCTCAACGTCCCACGCCGACGAGCCCGCCACCCCGGCAGCCAGTGGCAAACCAGATCCGTTGGAGCCGCAGATTGCGGAAGCCTCCGACGAAGGCGAACAAGCCATGGGCGGGTTCAAGATTCCGGATGGCTGGGAAATCCGTCTGTTTGCGGCCGAACCCGAGGTGGCCAACATTGTCGCGTTTGACGTTGACGCCAAAGGTCGCGTGTTTGTTGCCGAGTCGTATCGCCAAAATCGCGGGGTGACCGACAACCGCGGCCACGACGACGAATGGTTGCTCGCCGATTTGTCCGCGGAGACGGTCCAGGACCGGATCGATTACCACAAACGATTGCTGGGCGAAGCCGCGATCACATACTCGCAGCACGACGATCGAATCCGTCGTTTGGTCGACAACGATGGCGATGGCGTCGCGGACGAATCGGTTGTTTTGGCCAGCGGATTCAACGGGTTGGAAGAAGGCACCGGGGCCGGCGTTTGGGTCAACGGGAACGACGTTTACTACACCTGTATCCCCAAGCTTTGGAAACTGACCGACGCGAACGACGATGGGGTCGCGGAATCGAAACAAGTCCTCTCGGATGGCTACGGCGTGCGAGTCGCTTTTCGCGGCCATGACATGCACGGGTTGATCCGAGGCTACGACGGACGTTTGTACTTTTCGATCGGCGACCGCGGTTATCACGTGACGACCGCCGAAGGCAAACTGCTGTCGAACCCCGCCGTCGGCGCCGTTTTCCGTTGCGAGCTGGATGGCAGCAATTTGGAAATTTACTGCGATGGTTTGCGGAACCCGCAGGAACTGGCGTTCAATGACGTCGGCGACTGGTTCTCCGTCGACAACAACTCGGACAGCGGTGACAAAGCTCGGCTGGTTCACTTGCTGGAAAAAGGCGACTCGGGATGGCGGATGCATTACCAGTACCTGCCCGATCGCGGTCCGTTCAATCGGCTGAAGATCTGGGAGCCGCATCACAACGAACAACCCGCTCACATTGTCCCACCGATCGTGAACTTCACCGACGGTCCGTCCGGCTTGGCGTATTACCCAGGCACCGGATTCGGTGACGAGCTGAAGGATCAGTTTCTGATCTGCGACTTCCGCGGCGGGCCTTCCAACAGCGGCATCCGCTCGTTCCAAGTCGCTGCGGATGGGGCGTTCTACAAAATGGTCGCCGATGACCAACCAATCTGGAATCTACTGGCGACCGATGTGGCGTTCACTCCCGGCGGCGAATTGCTGGTCAGCGATTGGGTCGATGGATGGGATGGGTTGGGCAAAGGACGTTTGTACCGGCTGTTTAGCCCGGAACACCACGATTCTGATTTGGTCACGGAAGTGCGTGAGTTGCTCAGCGGCGACCTGGATTCCGTGTCCGCCGATGATTTGGCCAAGCAACTGACGCACGCGGATCGACGAGTCCGATTGAATGCTCAGTGGGAACTGGCCACACGAGGCGAATTGCAGCCATTGATCGATTTGGCGTCTTCTTCGGACGCTGATGTGCGTCACCGATTGCATGGCGTTTGGGGATCGGAACACGCGGTTCGTGTCGATGGCGAAAAACGACCGGCGGTTTTGGCCGCAAACCGAAAGTGGTTGAGCGATTCCGACCCGTTCATCCGTGCCGCCGCCTGTGCACTCGCCGGTGACCAAAACGATTTCGAAGCGGTCTCGACCATGGTTGGTTTGCTGTCCGACGACAGCGACCGAGTCCAATATTTCGCGACGATCGCCTTGTCCGAATTGCTGATGCAAAAGGAAGCGACGGCTGAATTGAAAGAACAAGCCACCTTCGCGACGCTGCTGAATCTGGCCAAGAATAAGAATGAGGATCCAGCCTTGCGTCACGCGTGCACGCTGTTTCTGCGTCGAGTCGGCGCCGAAAGCATGTTGGCTGGATTGGCGACTCACGATGACCTGTCCGTGCGTCGCGCCGCGGTCGCCGCCCTGCGTGGTCAAGGCAGTGAAAAGATCACGGCTTTCTTGTCCGATGCCAATTCGTTGGTCTTGGCCGAAGCCGCTTTGGCGATTCACGATCGATCCATCCCAGCGGCAACCGATGAGCTGGCTGCGTTGATTTCGGTGGCTGATCTGCCGCTCAATTCCGATGCCTTGCTGCGTCGCGTTTTGACGGCGAACTATCGCATCGGCACTCCGGAATCAGCTGCGGCATTGGCGTCCTTTGCCGCGTCGGGGGAAAAGCCAACCTGGGCTCGCGTGGAAGCGATCGACATGTTGGCAAACTGGACTTCACCCGATCCCCGCGACCGAGTGACGAACCAATACCGACCGCTGGCCAAACGCCCCGAAGTGGTTGCTCGCGAGGCACTTGCAAAACACATCGAAGTGTTGATGCTGACCGATCAAACCGTTCGCGAAAAAGCGATCGATGTGGGGTCGAAGCTGGGGATCAAAAAAATCGCTCCTGAGCTGGTCACACGTTTGCAAGATTCGCAGTCGCGTCCAGCGTCACGAGCTTCGGCGTTGACGGCTCTGGCTCGATTGAATTCTGGCGAAGCGGTCAAGATCGCTCGTTCGATTGATTTGGACCAGCCGACTCAGTTGGTGACCGCCGCCTTGTCGGTGTTGGGTGAACACGACGGAGCCGCTTCGGTGGATCGGTTCATCGCCGCGACGGCCACGGAAAGCCAATTGGTGCGTGGCTTGGCTTGGGACTTGCTCGCCGAGATTGAATCGCCCGAAGCCGTCGCCCACATCAACAAAGGCGTCAACGCTTACTTAGAGAATGATCTTCCCGCCGACGTGAAGTTGAACGTGGTGGAAGCCGCGGCGAAACGTTTGCCCAACGAATGGAACGAAAAAATCGCGAACTACCGTGAGTCGCTGGCGTCGACAGAACCACTGGCGAAATGGATGGACTCGTTGCACGGTGGCGATCCCGACAAAGGGGCGAAGTTGTTCTTCGGCAAAACGGAACTGTCTTGCGTGCGTTGCCACCAAGTCGACCGAACGGGTGGAGAGGTCGGTCCTGTGCTAACGACCATTGGCAAAACTCGTGACCGCCGCACCTTGCTTGAGGCGATTGCTTTGCCGGACGCCAAAATCGCGGAAGGTTTTGAGACGGCCGTGATCGCGGATGAGGATGGGCAAGTCTTCACCGGGATTGTGGCCACCGAAACGGACGACGTGATCGAGTTGATTGCCGCTGATGGTTCGCGGGCGCGGATCGAAAAGGATTACATCATCGCACGGAAGAAAGGCAAATCGTCGATGCCAGCCGGTTTGACGGAACAAATGACAGCTCGGGAGTTACGAGATTTGGTCGCGTACTTGGCCAGTCTGCAAGTGGATCCACGGGCTGGTGAAGAGGGCGGTCACGAGTGA
- a CDS encoding CCA tRNA nucleotidyltransferase: MPDFPLEILDSPEAAEAVRIIQELNRAGFVAVLAGGCVRDALLGRKPKDFDVATDATPESVREVFGKRNTLAFGESFGVIGVLPPRSQRDPASESAATKLLPTEVATFRADGTYSDGRRPDHITYGDAEADALRRDFTINGMFYDLSKREVVDYVGGTEDLKKQQLRTIGKAATRFDEDKLRMLRAVRFATTLGFAIERKTFVAIEKYADEISVVSGERIGAEMRRVMMAPNSDFGLETLVDTGLSSHIWPQLQTMNWTEYARAVQQTKHRSFEVAMAIALFHLTDDSVHCLRLLFNDWKLSVAERRAIEAALTHAQMITECDSLPWSRLQPILIDDDAETIVATARALAPKSRGVVRAAKALSGDPDVLNPAPLVTGADLIASGLRPGPEFKAILQSIRDDQLDGKLTDREDALQRLPSG; the protein is encoded by the coding sequence ATGCCAGACTTCCCGCTCGAGATTCTTGACTCCCCCGAAGCTGCGGAAGCGGTCCGGATCATCCAAGAACTGAACCGCGCCGGATTTGTCGCCGTGCTGGCTGGCGGGTGCGTGCGAGACGCCTTGCTGGGGCGTAAACCCAAAGACTTCGACGTCGCCACCGATGCCACGCCCGAATCCGTTCGCGAAGTGTTTGGCAAACGCAACACGTTGGCCTTCGGAGAATCTTTTGGCGTGATCGGGGTGTTGCCGCCAAGGAGCCAACGCGATCCAGCATCGGAATCGGCCGCCACCAAGTTGCTGCCGACGGAGGTCGCGACCTTCCGCGCCGATGGGACTTATTCGGACGGCCGACGGCCCGATCACATCACCTACGGCGACGCCGAGGCGGATGCGTTGCGTCGCGATTTCACGATCAACGGCATGTTCTATGATCTGTCGAAACGCGAAGTCGTGGACTACGTGGGCGGAACGGAGGATCTCAAAAAACAACAACTGCGGACGATCGGCAAAGCCGCGACTCGTTTTGACGAAGACAAACTGCGAATGTTGCGAGCGGTCCGATTCGCCACCACGCTGGGTTTCGCAATCGAACGCAAAACATTCGTGGCGATCGAAAAGTACGCCGACGAAATCTCGGTTGTCAGCGGGGAACGGATTGGGGCCGAAATGCGTCGCGTGATGATGGCACCCAACAGCGACTTTGGACTGGAGACCTTGGTCGATACCGGATTGTCCTCGCACATCTGGCCTCAATTGCAAACGATGAATTGGACGGAATACGCGCGCGCCGTCCAGCAAACCAAGCACCGCAGTTTCGAAGTCGCGATGGCAATCGCGTTGTTCCATTTGACGGACGACTCCGTTCATTGTCTGCGGTTGCTGTTCAATGATTGGAAATTGTCGGTCGCGGAACGCCGTGCCATCGAAGCCGCCCTGACCCACGCGCAAATGATCACGGAGTGCGACAGTCTGCCGTGGTCGCGGTTGCAACCGATCTTGATCGACGATGACGCAGAGACCATTGTCGCGACCGCTCGGGCTTTGGCACCAAAATCACGCGGCGTTGTGCGAGCGGCCAAGGCTCTGTCGGGTGATCCGGATGTGCTGAACCCGGCGCCGTTGGTCACCGGAGCGGATCTGATCGCGAGCGGCCTGCGACCGGGGCCCGAGTTCAAAGCCATCCTGCAATCCATCCGCGACGATCAACTCGACGGAAAACTGACGGATCGCGAAGACGCACTGCAGCGTCTGCCATCGGGTTGA